From the genome of Fundulus heteroclitus isolate FHET01 chromosome 7, MU-UCD_Fhet_4.1, whole genome shotgun sequence, one region includes:
- the nabp1a gene encoding SOSS complex subunit B2 isoform X1 — translation MAAPSNEALFLIKDVKPGSKNLNIVFIVLEIGRVTKTKDGHEVRSCKVADKSGSIAISVWDELGSLIQPGDIIKLTRGYASIWKGCLTLYTGRGGDLQKIGEFCMVYSEVPNFSEPNPELLAQANQQNKSGKPDQNQRGNSPPNQNSGTPAPPGNGAMPPFGNNPTGGAPRDPTFGAVGRPNGRSTGNGAPPVNAAGPPPTTKSSVTISNGRDPRRAKR, via the exons ATGGCAGCACCTTCTAACGAGGCCTTGTTCCTGATAAAGGACGTGAAACCCGGCTCTAAAAACCTAAATATTGTGTTCATCGTGCTGGAGATCG GGCGAGTGACCAAAACGAAAGACGGCCATGAGGTGAGGTCCTGTAAGGTGGCCGACAAGAGCGGGAGCATAGCCATCTCTGTCTGGGACGAACTGGGGAGCCTCATCCAGCCTGGGGACATCATCAAGCTCACCAGAGG ctaTGCATCCATATGGAAAGGATGCCTGACCCTGTACACTGGAAGAGGAGGAGATCTTCAGAAGATTGGAGA GTTCTGCATGGTTTACTCCGAGGTGCCCAACTTCAGTGAACCCAACCCAGAACTTCTGGCCCAAGCCAACCAGCAGAACAAGTCT GGGAAAcctgaccagaaccagagaggaaACTCTCCACCCAATCAGAACTCAGGTACACCTGCTCCACCAG GTAATGGTGCGATGCCGCCTTTTGGCAACAACCCAACAGGCGGCGCGCCCCGGGACCCGACGTTCGGCGCCGTCGGGCGCCCAAACGGCCGGTCGACGGGCAACGGCGCTCCGCCCGTCAACGCCGCCGGACCCCCGCCAACCACAAAGTCCTCCGTCACCATCAGCAACGGCAGGGACCCACGACGTGCCAAGAGATGA
- the nabp1a gene encoding SOSS complex subunit B2 isoform X2, with product MAAPSNEALFLIKDVKPGSKNLNIVFIVLEIGRVTKTKDGHEVRSCKVADKSGSIAISVWDELGSLIQPGDIIKLTRGYASIWKGCLTLYTGRGGDLQKIGEFCMVYSEVPNFSEPNPELLAQANQQNKSGKPDQNQRGNSPPNQNSGNGAMPPFGNNPTGGAPRDPTFGAVGRPNGRSTGNGAPPVNAAGPPPTTKSSVTISNGRDPRRAKR from the exons ATGGCAGCACCTTCTAACGAGGCCTTGTTCCTGATAAAGGACGTGAAACCCGGCTCTAAAAACCTAAATATTGTGTTCATCGTGCTGGAGATCG GGCGAGTGACCAAAACGAAAGACGGCCATGAGGTGAGGTCCTGTAAGGTGGCCGACAAGAGCGGGAGCATAGCCATCTCTGTCTGGGACGAACTGGGGAGCCTCATCCAGCCTGGGGACATCATCAAGCTCACCAGAGG ctaTGCATCCATATGGAAAGGATGCCTGACCCTGTACACTGGAAGAGGAGGAGATCTTCAGAAGATTGGAGA GTTCTGCATGGTTTACTCCGAGGTGCCCAACTTCAGTGAACCCAACCCAGAACTTCTGGCCCAAGCCAACCAGCAGAACAAGTCT GGGAAAcctgaccagaaccagagaggaaACTCTCCACCCAATCAGAACTCAG GTAATGGTGCGATGCCGCCTTTTGGCAACAACCCAACAGGCGGCGCGCCCCGGGACCCGACGTTCGGCGCCGTCGGGCGCCCAAACGGCCGGTCGACGGGCAACGGCGCTCCGCCCGTCAACGCCGCCGGACCCCCGCCAACCACAAAGTCCTCCGTCACCATCAGCAACGGCAGGGACCCACGACGTGCCAAGAGATGA